One stretch of Nitrospirota bacterium DNA includes these proteins:
- the nusB gene encoding transcription antitermination factor NusB — translation MKRRKAREYALQLLFQIDFTEKKIDLRETEEFWSSKKDQKETRGFTEDLVRGTLEHISEIDRMIEKVTEHWLLKRMASVDRTILRFAAFEILFRKDIPSAVTINEALEIAKKYSSLESASFLNGVLDRLAKEAGKA, via the coding sequence ATGAAGCGTCGCAAGGCGAGGGAATACGCGCTGCAGCTGCTTTTTCAGATTGATTTTACCGAGAAGAAAATCGACTTGAGGGAAACAGAGGAATTCTGGTCGAGCAAGAAAGATCAGAAGGAAACAAGAGGGTTTACCGAGGATCTGGTAAGGGGGACTCTGGAGCATATCAGCGAAATCGACAGGATGATTGAAAAGGTTACAGAGCACTGGCTGCTGAAAAGGATGGCTTCGGTTGACAGGACGATACTGAGGTTTGCAGCTTTCGAAATACTTTTCAGAAAGGATATCCCTTCCGCCGTTACCATTAACGAGGCGCTGGAAATAGCAAAGAAATATTCATCCCTGGAGTCAGCCTCTTTTTTAAACGGTGTCCTCGACCGACTCGCAAAGGAAGCTGGTAAAGCCTGA
- the ribE gene encoding 6,7-dimethyl-8-ribityllumazine synthase codes for MKTFEGELQAKGLKFGIVLSRFNEFITAKLLDGAIDALLRHGAKQDDIETVKVPGSFEIPMVARKMALKGAYNAIICLGTVIRGATPHFEYIAAEVSKGIASASMETGIPIAFGIITCDTIEQAVERAGTKSGNKGWDAAMTAIEMAQLLKKL; via the coding sequence ATGAAAACATTTGAAGGTGAGCTTCAGGCAAAAGGTTTGAAGTTCGGTATTGTGTTGAGCAGATTCAATGAATTTATAACTGCGAAACTTCTTGACGGGGCTATCGATGCGCTGTTAAGGCATGGGGCAAAACAGGACGATATCGAAACCGTGAAAGTCCCCGGTTCCTTCGAGATTCCGATGGTGGCAAGGAAGATGGCGCTCAAGGGTGCATATAATGCGATCATATGCCTTGGCACGGTCATACGAGGTGCGACTCCCCATTTCGAATATATTGCTGCAGAGGTGTCAAAGGGGATTGCTTCCGCATCGATGGAGACGGGCATTCCGATAGCGTTTGGCATTATCACCTGTGATACCATAGAACAGGCTGTTGAAAGAGCCGGGACGAAGAGCGGGAACAAAGGGTGGGATGCGGCAATGACTGCCATCGAGATGGCGCAGCTCCTGAAGAAACTGTGA
- a CDS encoding bifunctional 3,4-dihydroxy-2-butanone-4-phosphate synthase/GTP cyclohydrolase II — protein sequence MKSAMEKYKFNTVDEALDDIAEGKMVILVDDEDRENEGDLCMAAEKVTPEAINFMSKFGRGLICLSLTPERVEELSLPMMTDENTSPFGTAFTVSIEAKRGVTTGISAADRARTILTAIDPKSMPEDLARPGHVFPLKSKPGGVLQRAGQTEGSVDLARLARLSPAGVICEIMSDDGTMARVPELTEFAKKHNLKIVTIKDLIKYRMRIELFVRRLAEVNLPTLYGGDFTAVAYANEIDSNVHIALVKGEIKPDDEVLVRVHSQCLTGDVFASERCDCGEQLHKAMEMIRKEGKGVILYMKQEGRGIGIINKLKAYELQDKGLDTVEANIKLGFKPDLRDYGIGAQILVDIGVKKMRLMTNNPKKIVGLEGYGLKVISRVPIETSPTDRNIVYLKTKKKKLGHMLNNV from the coding sequence ATGAAATCAGCTATGGAGAAATACAAGTTCAATACAGTCGATGAAGCACTGGACGATATAGCCGAGGGGAAGATGGTAATCCTTGTTGACGACGAGGACAGGGAGAATGAGGGCGACCTCTGCATGGCTGCAGAAAAGGTAACGCCGGAAGCAATAAATTTCATGTCTAAGTTCGGCAGGGGGCTCATCTGCCTTTCTCTGACTCCCGAGCGCGTTGAAGAACTCAGCCTCCCGATGATGACAGATGAAAATACCTCGCCGTTCGGCACTGCATTTACAGTTTCGATCGAAGCAAAAAGAGGTGTGACTACAGGGATATCGGCTGCTGACAGGGCAAGGACGATACTGACAGCGATTGACCCGAAGTCGATGCCCGAAGATCTTGCACGACCCGGGCATGTCTTTCCTCTCAAATCAAAACCCGGGGGAGTGCTTCAGAGGGCTGGTCAGACAGAGGGGTCTGTTGATCTTGCGCGGCTGGCCAGGCTCTCTCCGGCCGGGGTGATCTGCGAAATCATGAGCGATGACGGAACAATGGCAAGGGTACCGGAACTCACAGAATTTGCCAAAAAGCATAACCTGAAGATAGTCACGATTAAGGACCTGATCAAGTACAGAATGCGGATTGAGCTGTTTGTCAGAAGACTCGCAGAAGTGAATCTGCCGACCCTGTACGGGGGGGATTTCACCGCGGTTGCCTATGCCAATGAAATAGACAGCAATGTGCATATCGCGCTTGTAAAGGGTGAGATAAAACCTGATGATGAGGTGCTGGTGAGGGTTCACTCACAATGCCTGACCGGCGATGTGTTTGCTTCGGAAAGGTGTGATTGCGGAGAGCAGCTCCATAAGGCAATGGAGATGATCAGGAAAGAGGGCAAGGGAGTGATTCTGTACATGAAACAGGAAGGCAGAGGCATCGGTATTATCAATAAGCTGAAAGCATACGAGCTGCAGGATAAGGGGCTTGATACTGTTGAAGCGAATATAAAGCTCGGGTTCAAGCCGGACCTCAGGGACTACGGAATAGGAGCGCAGATTCTTGTTGATATCGGCGTTAAGAAGATGAGGCTCATGACGAACAACCCGAAAAAGATTGTCGGGCTTGAAGGATACGGCCTTAAGGTGATATCAAGAGTACCGATTGAAACGAGCCCCACTGACAGGAATATTGTCTATCTGAAGACAAAGAAGAAGAAACTCGGGCATATGCTGAATAACGTATAA
- a CDS encoding riboflavin synthase — MFTGLVLETGEVVSVKKRSGGAVLSLKAGDIFQSARLGDSISVNGVCLTVVNKGSRELSFDLSEETLRSTNLGTLRNGDRVNLEPSLSPDSRIGGHFVTGHVDAVGRIRSKRTMGNMLHFEIEAPAQVIDFLVEKGSVAVDGISLTVVDILKDSFTLVIIPHTAKITTLGFKGPNDTVNLEADILGKYVARFLERKNKDAGLLKTLTEGGYLHG; from the coding sequence ATGTTTACCGGGCTGGTGCTTGAGACAGGTGAAGTCGTATCAGTCAAAAAACGGAGCGGTGGTGCGGTTCTGTCACTAAAAGCCGGGGATATATTTCAGTCGGCAAGGCTTGGGGACAGCATCTCTGTCAACGGGGTATGCCTGACAGTGGTGAATAAGGGAAGCAGGGAACTCTCTTTTGATCTTTCGGAGGAAACCCTGAGGAGTACAAACCTTGGAACCCTCAGAAACGGTGACCGGGTCAATCTTGAGCCATCCCTGAGTCCGGATTCAAGGATCGGTGGTCATTTTGTGACCGGACATGTGGATGCAGTGGGCAGGATCAGGTCAAAGAGGACCATGGGAAACATGCTGCATTTTGAGATTGAGGCTCCTGCCCAGGTTATCGATTTCCTGGTGGAAAAGGGATCGGTTGCTGTGGATGGTATTAGCCTTACGGTTGTTGATATACTGAAGGACAGCTTTACACTGGTGATAATCCCTCACACCGCAAAGATTACGACTCTCGGGTTCAAAGGTCCCAATGATACGGTCAATCTTGAGGCCGATATCCTCGGGAAATACGTTGCCCGTTTTTTGGAGAGAAAGAATAAAGACGCAGGACTTTTAAAGACATTAACAGAAGGAGGGTATTTGCACGGATAG
- the lepB gene encoding signal peptidase I, which produces MKSKKRLLWEYTEAIITALILALLIRAYVVQAFKIPSGSMIPTLLIGDHILVNKFIYGTKIPFTDTKILSFSEPGKGDIIVFRYPENPEKDFIKRVVATEGDVIEERNKVVYVNGKPLNEPYVRHYDKFVRPGGFDARDNFDPVTVPEGTLFVMGDNRDQSYDSRYWGFVPLKEIRGKALIIYWSWDPDNWVRFNRIGRLIQ; this is translated from the coding sequence GTGAAAAGCAAAAAACGGCTGTTGTGGGAATATACAGAGGCTATCATCACTGCACTGATACTTGCGCTCTTGATACGGGCATATGTTGTCCAGGCGTTCAAGATACCGTCGGGTTCAATGATCCCGACCCTTCTGATCGGAGATCATATCCTTGTCAACAAGTTCATATACGGTACAAAGATTCCGTTTACAGACACAAAAATCCTCTCGTTCAGTGAACCCGGAAAAGGAGATATCATAGTCTTCAGGTATCCGGAAAACCCTGAAAAGGATTTTATCAAGCGGGTAGTTGCTACCGAAGGCGATGTGATTGAAGAACGGAACAAGGTTGTGTATGTGAACGGAAAACCGTTAAATGAGCCATACGTCCGCCACTATGACAAGTTCGTACGGCCGGGAGGATTTGATGCAAGGGACAACTTCGACCCGGTAACCGTGCCGGAAGGCACATTGTTTGTCATGGGGGATAACCGTGACCAGAGTTATGACAGCAGATACTGGGGTTTTGTGCCCCTGAAGGAGATACGGGGCAAGGCGCTTATTATCTATTGGTCCTGGGACCCGGATAACTGGGTGAGATTCAACAGGATCGGGAGGTTAATACAATGA
- a CDS encoding ROK family protein — translation MAKKYAIGIDLGGTNLRVGLVSNDGEMVKRVKEPTSEKILDSIFQAAGGLFSDDIAGIGIGVAGLIDRENGKVLISPNLHAVEKIDLIGEIREKFGVPVCIENDANAAAFGEKWVGAGREFSNFVLFTLGTGIGGGIIFNNRLLDVSAEIGHMSINAGGEKCPCGNSGCLESYASVRAILSQAVSVLEKGRESLLRGICGGNLYKITTENIYQAALDGDNLARELLKNAGRYLGVGIANIINIMSPDAIILAGGLTGAWDIYVQEAIREASRQALKELFDRVRIVPSSLMDDAGITGAAGLVFQMLQTKGSKA, via the coding sequence ATGGCAAAGAAATATGCAATTGGAATAGATCTGGGTGGTACAAATCTGAGAGTCGGCCTTGTCTCGAATGATGGGGAAATGGTAAAAAGGGTGAAGGAGCCCACGTCAGAAAAAATACTCGATTCCATCTTTCAGGCTGCAGGTGGGCTCTTTTCTGACGATATTGCCGGAATCGGAATCGGAGTCGCCGGTCTCATAGACAGAGAAAACGGGAAGGTACTGATATCTCCGAACCTGCATGCGGTGGAGAAAATCGACCTCATCGGGGAAATCCGGGAAAAATTCGGGGTGCCGGTTTGTATTGAAAATGACGCGAATGCTGCGGCATTTGGCGAAAAATGGGTTGGTGCAGGCAGGGAATTCTCGAATTTTGTGCTTTTTACCCTCGGTACAGGGATTGGAGGAGGGATTATCTTCAATAACAGACTTCTGGATGTTTCTGCAGAAATAGGACATATGAGCATAAATGCAGGTGGAGAAAAATGTCCGTGCGGCAATTCGGGTTGTCTCGAGTCCTATGCCTCGGTCAGGGCTATCCTTTCCCAGGCTGTCTCTGTTCTTGAGAAAGGCAGGGAGAGCCTTCTAAGGGGGATATGCGGTGGCAATCTGTATAAGATTACCACCGAGAATATATACCAGGCTGCTCTTGACGGCGATAATCTGGCAAGGGAACTCCTGAAAAACGCAGGCCGCTATCTGGGCGTCGGGATTGCGAATATTATCAACATCATGAGCCCCGATGCGATCATACTGGCAGGGGGACTTACCGGAGCCTGGGACATATACGTCCAGGAAGCGATACGGGAGGCATCAAGGCAGGCCCTGAAGGAACTCTTTGACCGGGTGAGGATTGTTCCCTCTTCACTGATGGATGATGCAGGGATTACTGGGGCAGCAGGTCTGGTGTTTCAGATGCTACAGACAAAGGGCAGCAAGGCATAG
- a CDS encoding ferredoxin family protein: MKGMIIIDKDSCKGCCYCVDACPLGVIGIEEKFNKKGFFPTTARHPEKCTGCTICAQMCPEVAIEVYREE, translated from the coding sequence ATGAAAGGGATGATTATTATCGATAAGGATTCTTGCAAGGGATGCTGCTATTGTGTGGATGCATGTCCTTTGGGGGTAATCGGGATAGAAGAGAAATTCAATAAAAAAGGTTTTTTCCCAACAACTGCCCGGCATCCTGAAAAGTGTACGGGATGTACAATCTGTGCGCAAATGTGTCCTGAGGTTGCAATAGAAGTGTACCGGGAGGAGTAA